From a single Salvelinus namaycush isolate Seneca chromosome 14, SaNama_1.0, whole genome shotgun sequence genomic region:
- the LOC120059033 gene encoding uncharacterized protein LOC120059033, which yields MVTKMLHILLVLTTLGADGESLRIVPAADGFSFIRLVHGDSDCAGRVELLHGNQWGTVCDKGWDLTDADVLCKELGCGLADKAIRRAAFGRGTGEIWLTHVQCSGHEASLTQCPRVLHSPRAVNGNPTCTHDNDAGVKCSGALLMPTLSLLSPHTVLSPGEAVRFSCTVVPGHHLNYFNLSTRGIDTPLMTQWVTFAQSRVEFTLSILKTTQQGSYSCLYGIKGISPSSSTLTSPPSNFINITVVELLTPLRWYNTSNEAPTGSVIKGHSFNITCFTEKQYPGGSFQLRLIRSNDTVHQSLPALTPAVTFSFSNAQLSNEGCYYCLYMVQLDGRTFMSRESQPLPVSIRDPDPVLSPMVISCLASALAFLVALVVVIIIIIVARVKLCKRQENPLALELETRTCVDNMYVALG from the exons ATGGTGACAAAGATGCTGCATATTCTACTTGTCCTTACAACGCTAG GTGCAGACGGTGAGTCACTCAGAATAGTACCAGCTGCAGATGGCTTTTCGTTCATCCGTCTAGTCCATGGGGACAGTGACTGTGCGGGGCGCGTGGAGCTGCTACACGGGAATCAGTGGGGGACAGTGTGTGACAAAGGCTGGGACCTGACAGATGCTGACGTGTTGTGCAAGGAGCTGGGCTGTGGGCTGGCCGATAAAGCCATCCGTAGAGCTGCGTTTGGAAGGGGCACCGGAGAGATCTGGCTGACTCACGTCCAGTGTTCGGGCCACGAGGCGAGCCTGACGCAATGTCCCAGGGTTCTCCACAGTCCCAGGGCCGTCAACGGGAACCCCACCTGCACCCATGATAATGACGCTGGGGTGAAATGTTCAG GTGCACTGTTGATGCCCACCCTGTCCCTGCTCTCCCCTCACACCGTCTTATCTCCCGGGGAGGCGGTTCGCTTCAGCTGCACTGTGGTACCGGGCCACCACCTGAATTACTTCAACCTGTCTACGAGGGGCATAGACACCCCGTTGATGACTCAGTGGGTGACCTTTGCCCAGTCTAGGGTGGAGTTTACTCTGTCAATCCTGAAGACTACTCAACAGGGCAGCTATAGCTGTCTGTACGGGATCAAGggtatctctccctcctcctccacgctCACCTCTCCACCCAGCAACTTTATCAACATCACTGTGG TGGAGCTGCTCACCCCTCTTCGCTGGTACAACACGTCCAACGAGGCTCCCACAGGCTCTGTCATCAAAGGCCACAGCTTCAACATCACCTGCTTCACTGAGAAGCAGTATCCTGGAG GTTCCTTCCAGCTGCGTCTGATCCGCTCCAACGACACGGTACACCAGTCGCTGCCCGCCCTCACTCCCGCTGTCACCTTCAGCTTCTCAAACGCACAGCTCTCCAACGAGGGCTGCTATTACTGCCTCTATATGGTCCAGCTGGACGGGAGAACCTTCATGTCCCGGGAGAGCCAACCGCTCCCTGTCTCCATCAGAG ACCCAGACCCAGTGTTGAGCCCTATGGTGATCAGCTGCCTAGCTTCTGCTCTGGCCTTCCTCGTGGCTCTCGtcgtcgtcatcatcatcatcatcgttgcCAGAGTTAAGCTCTGCAAGAGACAGGAGAACCCCTTGGCGCTAGAGCTAGAGACCAGAACCT GTGTGGACAACATGTACGTTGCCTTGGGATGA